A stretch of Buteo buteo chromosome 9, bButBut1.hap1.1, whole genome shotgun sequence DNA encodes these proteins:
- the NUP43 gene encoding nucleoporin Nup43 yields MEDVCAKFVSQKISKTRWRPLPAAALQPPDLFATGSWDNEDNRISIWSVGELGNVGLGGEYQGEPQLLCDIRHNGDVMDMQFLDQERIVVASSTGTVTVFRHHQNNQTLSANQRWEKAHYHVDQNTSCGGAACTGVICNNPEIVTVGEDGRINLFRADQKDAVRTIDNADSSTLHAVTFLRTTEILTVNSIGQLKIWDLRQQRNEPSQILSLTGDRVPLHCVDRHPNQQHIVATGGQDGMLSIWDIRQGTMPVSLLNAHEAEMWEVHFHPSNPDHLFTCSEDGSLWHWDTSTDISEKPSFLHQGGRSTTYFSHSTINQPIVSAWLSNDPTKDRMEITNLIPNQTLSVNSLDILGPCLVYGTDAEAIYVNRQLFA; encoded by the exons aTGGAGGACGTGTGCGCCAAGTTCGTGTCGCAGAAGATCAGCAAGACGCGCtggcggccgctgcccgccgccgcgctccaGCCCCCCGACCTCTTCGCCACCGGCTCCTGGGACAACGAG GATAACAGGATCTCCATTTGGTCTGTTGGAGAGCTTGGAAATGTGGGCCTCGGTGGTGAATATCAAGGAGAACCTCAGCTGCTGTGTGACATCAGGCACAATGGTGATGTTATGGACATGCAG TTTTTGGATCAAGAGAGAATCGTGGTTGCCTCATCAACAGGAACTGTAACTGTATTCCGTCATCATCAAAATAACCAG ACTTTATCGGCCAACCAGCGGTGGGAGAAAGCCCATTATCACGTGGATCAAAACACATCTTGTGGTGGAGCAGCGTGTACTGGAGTCATTTGCAACAACCCAGAAATTGTCACTGTTGGAGAAGATGGGAGAATAAATCTCTTCAGAGCTGATCAAAAGGATGCAGTAAGAACTATAG ACAATGCAGACAGCAGTACACTCCATGCAGTGACTTTCCTTCGCACAACTGAGATCTTGACAGTAAATTCGATTGGACAGTTAAAAATATGGGACCTCAGACAGCAAAGAAATGAGCCATCTCAAATACTTTCTTT gACAGGTGACAGAGTGCCACTGCACTGTGTGGACAGGCATCCCAATCAGCAGCATATTGTGGCCACGGGGGGCCAGGATGGGATGCTGAGTATATGGGACATCAGGCAGGGTACTATGCCAGTGTCCCTGCTAAATGCTCATGAAGCGGAAA TGTGGGAAGTTCACTTCCATCCCTCCAACCCTGATCACCTATTTACATGTTCTGAAGATGGATCTCTTTGGCACTGGGATACTTCCACAGACATATCTGAAAAACCGTCTTTTCTTCATCAAG gaggaagaagtacTACCTATTTTTCGCACAGTACCATTAACCAGCCTATAGTAAGTGCCTGGCTAAGCAACGATCCTACCAAAGACCGCATGGAAATCACCAACTTAATTCCAAATCAGACGTTGTCTGTGAATAGTTTAGATATTTTAGGACCATGCCTAGTATATGGTACTGATGCAGAAGCTATTTACGTGAACAGACAACTTTTTGCATGA